One genomic segment of Hordeum vulgare subsp. vulgare chromosome 2H, MorexV3_pseudomolecules_assembly, whole genome shotgun sequence includes these proteins:
- the LOC123430975 gene encoding probable xyloglucan endotransglucosylase/hydrolase protein 12 — translation MVSSGRALLLVAVAATAVGLAGASFRDNCDIKWNPENAAFSEDGHGLTMSLKSNSSGCLLQTKKQFIYGSVSTLIKLVPGNSAGTVTTYYTSSVGADHDEIDFEFLGNETGQPYTLHTNVFADGVGKKEMQFVPWFDPTADFHAYTISWTPCMIVWYVDDVPIRVFRNYRDKGIAYPIKRPMFGYSSIWSAEDWATQGGRVKADWSKAPFVAGYRDMVLDVCPCDGSDSCVYGCAGAFGHGGRQQNCAGLTDEQRGKMLWLQKYHRIYDYCVDYRDNKKPGPECSLPQY, via the exons ATGGTGAGCTCGGGGAGGGCGCTCCTCCTTGTGGCGGTGGCGGCGACGGCCGTCGGCCTGGCCGGTGCGAGCTTCCGGGACAACTGCGACATCAAGTGGAACCCCGAGAACGCGGCCTTCTCCGAGGACGGCCACGGCCTGACCATGTCCCTGAAGAGCAACTCCTCCGGCTGCTTGTTGCAGACGAAGAAGCAGTTCATCTACGGCAGCGTGTCCACCCTCATCAAGCTCGTCCCGGGGAACTCGGCGGGCACCGTCACCACATACTAC ACATCGTCTGTGGGGGCTGACCATGACGAGATCGACTTCGAGTTCCTGGGGAACGAGACGGGGCAGCCCTACACGCTGCACACCAACGTTTTCGCCGACGGCGTGGGCAAGAAGGAGATGCAGTTCGTGCCGTGGTTCGACCCCACGGCCGACTTCCACGCCTACACCATCTCCTGGACGCCGTGCATGATCGTCTGGTACGTGGACGACGTCCCCATCCGGGTGTTCCGCAACTACCGTGACAAGGGCATTGCCTACCCGATCAAGCGGCCCATGTTCGGCTACTCCAGCATCTGGTCGGCGGAGGACTGGGCTACGCAGGGCGGCCGCGTCAAGGCCGACTGGTCCAAGGCGCCCTTCGTCGCCGGCTACCGCGACATGGTCCTCGACGTCTGTCCCTGCGACGGAAGCGACTCCTGCGTCTACGGCTGCGCCGGGGCCTTCGGCCACGGCGGGCGGCAGCAGAACTGCGCCGGCCTCACCGACGAGCAGCGGGGCAAGATGCTGTGGCTGCAGAAATATCACAGGATCTACGACTACTGCGTCGACTACAGGGACAACAAGAAGCCCGGCCCAGAGTGCAGCCTGCCGCAGTACTGA